CGTCCTTTATCGGTGAGGCGGTATTTCTGAAGACGACTCTTTGGCTTATCAGGAAGAGTCATTTCGACAAGCCCCTGTGCCATAGCCGGCTGAAGATAACTCTCCCGGAATGACTTGCG
This is a stretch of genomic DNA from Desulfobulbaceae bacterium. It encodes these proteins:
- a CDS encoding cell filamentation protein Fic, with the translated sequence RKSFRESYLQPAMAQGLVEMTLPDKPKSRLQKYRLTDKGRDLLQASTEEDK